The genomic window GACTCCTGAAAAGATACTCCGAACAGAAATTAATCCTTTGACCGGTATTAAAGAGCATCATGGGTTGAGCGTTGCGCAGGGACTGAATCTGTCTGGCTCTGTATCGGAAAAATTCGTTGAGTTTTTGAACAGGCTTTATGGCGTGTTTATTGACTGTGATTGTGCCCTTCTTGAAATTAATCCTCTGATCATTACTCCAGAGGATGAATTAATCGCCCTGGATGCGAAGATTGAGATTGATGATAACGCTCTTTTCCGGCAACAGCATATTCTCGAATATCGTGACCTTGACGAGGAAGACCCGTTGGAGGTTGAAGCCTCAAAATACAACCTCAATTATATCAAACTTGAAGGCAATATCGGCAATATGGTCAACGGCGCAGGGCTTGCCATGGCAACCATGGATCTGATAAAAAAAACCGGCGCCGAGCCCGCGAATTTCCTCGATGTCGGTGGTGGGGCAAGTGCTG from Pseudomonadota bacterium includes these protein-coding regions:
- the sucC gene encoding succinate--CoA ligase subunit beta (catalyzes the interconversion of succinyl-CoA and succinate), whose protein sequence is TPEKILRTEINPLTGIKEHHGLSVAQGLNLSGSVSEKFVEFLNRLYGVFIDCDCALLEINPLIITPEDELIALDAKIEIDDNALFRQQHILEYRDLDEEDPLEVEASKYNLNYIKLEGNIGNMVNGAGLAMATMDLIKKTGAEPANFLDVGGGASAEMVENGLRIILNDPQVKGVLINIFGGILRCDILAQGVVDAARKTAINVPVVVRLEGTNVEKGREILAESGLNLITATDLADAAVKIAAIAGK